The genomic DNA GAATGGCAGGTGTACGAACGTGACAAGAAGGAGGGAAAGAATCCCATACCGCCGCGAAGGGACCTGCGCCTTGAACCGCTTGTCGAGATTCTCGACGGCAAACGTCAGGTGCAGTGCCACTCATACCGTCAGGACGAAATCCTCGCCTTGATACGCGTAGGTGATGACATGGGATTCAAAGTCGAGTTCCTCATTCATATTCTCGAGGGATATAAAGTCGCCGATGTGTTGAAAAAGCACGGCACCATGCCATCCACCTTCAGCGACTGGTGGGCGTACAAGTTCGAGGTCTATGACGCCATTCCCTACAATGGGGCGCTCATGCGCGACCAGGGATTGCTCGTGAGCTTCAATTCCGATGATACGGAACTGGCGCGCCGCATGAATCTCGAAGCCGCGAAAGCGGTCAAGTACGGCAATGTTCCCGAAGAGGAGGCGCTGAAATTCGTCACCCTCAATCCCGCGATTCAGCTCGGTGTGAATGACCGCGCCGGAAGCATCGAGCCGGGTAAGGATGCCGATTTTGTCATATGGAGCGGCTCTCCGCTGTCAACGTACTCCATGTGCGAGCAGACATGGATCGACGGGCGGCGGTATTTCGACCGCGCCGAGGACGGCGAACTCCGGAAAAAGGCCGCCGAACAAAAAACGGCGATTACCCAGAAAATTCTGGGTAAGAAACCGGAAAAGAAGCAGAACACTGAAAAAACATCGAATCCGAAGTAACATAATAACGACATAATATTATTTGGTTATTCAATGAGTTCATAATCTCTTATGTATTGTACGCTGGTCGTCATTCCCAGGAACGAAGTGAACTGGGAATCCAGTAGTACCATTGCTTTGTCATGAGCATGAGATGATGGATTCCTGTTTTCACGGGAATGACGTTCTATCGTGAAAAACATCTCATCCGTAAGTACTATGCATAAATTGAATAACGCAAAATATTAATAAAGGAGATGAACACATATGAGAAAAAAAGTCAAAATCACCGTGATGCTTGCGGCCATGACTGGGATACTATGGGCCATGACGGTGCAGGGATCGGACCAGGTTCCCGCTCCCCCGCAAAAGCAGCCGATAGCACTCATCGGGGGTACCATCCATACAGTCAGCGGAAGCGTTATAGAACAGGGCACCATTCTCTTCGAAAAGGGAAAAATCCTCGAAATCGGGACGAATGTCGCGATTCCCTCTGATGCGCTCAGAATCGATATCGGCGGGAAGCACGTTTATCCGGGGCTCATCGAGACAGATTCTCAGCTCGGGCTGGATGAAATCGATGCGGTGCGCGCAACGCTCGATTTCCGTGAGACCGGAACAATCAATCCCGATGTACGGGCGGAAACAGCGGTGAATCCCGATTCAGAGAGGATACCGGTGACTCGCGCCAATGGTGTCGCCCTGGCGATGACATCCCCGACAGGGGGGCTCATATCGGGAACATCGGCTCTCCTGATGCTCGATGGATGGACATGGGAGGATATGACTCTGAAGGCGCCGGTGGGCATGATAATCAACTGGCCCCGCATGAGGGCGACATCCGCGTACGGGATGCAGCAGTCCCGGGACGAGCAGCGTAAGAATACCCGTGACCAGCTCGATGCGCTCGAAAAGGCTTTCCGGGAAGCCCGAGCCTATAAAACCGCCCGTGATGCGGAGGCAAAAAAGGGTGTGCCCTTCCTGAAGACCGATATCCGGTGGGAAGCGATGATACCGGTACTTCGCGGAGAGCTGCCTGTTATCGTCGTTGCAGGCAGCCTGCAGGAAATCACTTCGGCAGTGGAATGGGCAGACCGTGAACAGATTAAAATTGTTCTTATCGGCGGCGCGGACGCCCCCCGTGCGGCAGAACTGCTGAAGCGGAAAGATGTTCCGGTGATCGTAACGCCGATTCTGCGCCTTCCGGACAACCGGGATTCGGATTATGATGAGCCATTCACGGTGCCTTTGAAGCTGTATAATGCGGGTGTCCGGTTCTGCATCGCCGGGGGAAGCGGCGCGGGAAACGAGCGGAACCTGCCGTACCATGCTGCCATGGCGGCTGCGTACGGTCTTCCCAAAGATGAAGCACTCAGGGCGGTTACCCTTTCTGTGGCCCAAATCCTCGGCGTCAGTGACCGTGTGGGATCGCTCGAGAAAGGGAAGGACGCCACACTCATCGTAACGGACGGCGACCCGCTGGAGATCGCCACACACGTGGAAAAACTCTACATACAGGGCCGCGATGTGGATTTGAACAACCGTCAGAAAATACTCTACGAAAAATACCGTGAAAAATATCGTCAGACATCCGGTAATTAAGAAGAAAAAGCATGTTTTGACATGATTTACATGATTTACACGATTGAATACTGATGAAAAGAGACATACAACCCGACCAATTCATGGAATTTAATGGAACGCTGATTTTCTCTATGTTTTTTGTGTGAACGATTAATAATTACTAAAGATATTATATACAATTTGTTATATCTGTTTGTGTCTTAGTGTCTTCGTGGTTAAATATTTTCATGAGTAATCCGGGTTAAGAAGAAAAAGCATGTTTTGACATGATTTACATGATTTACAAGATTGAATACTGATGAAAAGAAGAAAAATAGTTTATCAATTCATCAATACGTTACCGGACGGATAATGAATGCCCGTATATCATAAAAAGAGGGGATACCCATGAAGAGCGTTATTCGTACCGTTATAATGATTTTACTGGCGATTCCGGCATATTCCGGGTTTGTGCACCCAGCTGAGCTCGATGATCTGCTTTCGGTCATGAGCCATGAAATTTCCGGTTCAAGGACACGTGACTATACAATGCGGTTGTGGCAATACGACAAATGGTCGACGCTGCCCATGTGGAAAAAATCATCCGAAGAAGTGAAAACCATCATGGAGGAACGCGGTTTCGATGAGGCGAAACTTGTCGAAACCCCCGCCGATGGCGTAACAAGAGTCGGGGACTGGATAAATCCTCTCGGGTGGGATGCACGGGACGCCACACTGGAGGTCATCGAACCTGCGAACCTGCCGGACGAATACCGGTATCTCTGCAATTACCGTGACAACCCCACATCGCTCGGCTGCTGGAGCGCTCCGATGCCGCCGGAGGGAATCGAGGCGGAACTCGTTGTCCTCGAACGCTCGAATCCCGAACTTCTCAAGACGCTCGATGCCCGTGGTAAAATCATCCTTGTTTCCTCGAATTCGCGTGGATTGAAACGGTATCTCGACCGGTATGGGATTCTCGGCATCGTGAGCGACCAGATCGAAGGCCACAGCAGGGATTCGGTGAACGAAAACAACTGGCTCAACGGCTGGAGCGACATCCCCGGCGGGTGGCTCATGATCGATTCGGACAGCAAAAAGAACATCCGGTTCTCAATTTCGCAGAACAAGGCGAATTATCTCAGGAACCTCATCAGGCAGGGGAAAAAGGTCAGAGTACGGGCAAAAGTCGACAGCAGATATTACACGGATGACACGCTCCCGTATA from bacterium includes the following:
- a CDS encoding amidohydrolase family protein — translated: LIDAHSHLALRGGVNEATHSMTSETRIRDVIDSDDIDIYRQLAGGLTMSCIIHGSANTIGGQNAVIKLRWGALPDEMLVGTAKPGLKFALGENVKRSNVQGPPTTRYPATRMGVEQYLRDAFQAAKDYRQEWQVYERDKKEGKNPIPPRRDLRLEPLVEILDGKRQVQCHSYRQDEILALIRVGDDMGFKVEFLIHILEGYKVADVLKKHGTMPSTFSDWWAYKFEVYDAIPYNGALMRDQGLLVSFNSDDTELARRMNLEAAKAVKYGNVPEEEALKFVTLNPAIQLGVNDRAGSIEPGKDADFVIWSGSPLSTYSMCEQTWIDGRRYFDRAEDGELRKKAAEQKTAITQKILGKKPEKKQNTEKTSNPK
- a CDS encoding amidohydrolase family protein — protein: MRKKVKITVMLAAMTGILWAMTVQGSDQVPAPPQKQPIALIGGTIHTVSGSVIEQGTILFEKGKILEIGTNVAIPSDALRIDIGGKHVYPGLIETDSQLGLDEIDAVRATLDFRETGTINPDVRAETAVNPDSERIPVTRANGVALAMTSPTGGLISGTSALLMLDGWTWEDMTLKAPVGMIINWPRMRATSAYGMQQSRDEQRKNTRDQLDALEKAFREARAYKTARDAEAKKGVPFLKTDIRWEAMIPVLRGELPVIVVAGSLQEITSAVEWADREQIKIVLIGGADAPRAAELLKRKDVPVIVTPILRLPDNRDSDYDEPFTVPLKLYNAGVRFCIAGGSGAGNERNLPYHAAMAAAYGLPKDEALRAVTLSVAQILGVSDRVGSLEKGKDATLIVTDGDPLEIATHVEKLYIQGRDVDLNNRQKILYEKYREKYRQTSGN